A window of the Argopecten irradians isolate NY unplaced genomic scaffold, Ai_NY scaffold_0289, whole genome shotgun sequence genome harbors these coding sequences:
- the LOC138312356 gene encoding uncharacterized protein: MGKTFISYGDYEQLVPKLKLVKPVLVKITDRYTEKMNKLLNRKKHSTNLTISMDKPVYQTKEGDAAFLTCSVYPKPDQIVWKKDKTAKPSEIVPIDNRKYFYGIEAPTLVIKDPYKIYDEAHYQCTAKAHRKTIDGQVVQLQVTAVTDLCRTTSAMGPSDVMSQSTTRLEDLNADIRHR; encoded by the exons ATGGGCAAAACATTCATTAGCTATGGAGATTACGAACAATTAGTACCAAAATTGAAACTAGTGAAACCTGTACTGGTAAAAATCACAGACAGATACACGGAGAAGATGAACAAATTGCTCAACCGGAAAAAACATTCAA CAAACTTGACGATTTCCATGGATAAACCGGTTTACCAAACAAAAGAAGGGGACGCCGCGTTCCTAACATGTTCAGTATATCCAAAGCCAGACCAAATAGTTTGgaagaaagacaaaacagctaaACCGAGTGAAATAGTTCCAATCGACAATCGCAAATACTTCTATGGCATCGAAGCTCCTACACTCGTTATAAAAGATCCGTACAAGATATATGATGAAGCTCATTACCAATGCACAGCAAAAGCCCATAGGAAAACAATAGATGGTCAAGTCGTTCAACTGCAAGTAACAG CGGTCACCGATTTATGTCGAACAACAAGTGCCATGGGGCCCAGTGATGTAATGTCTCAGTCTACCACCCGTTTAGAAGATTTAAATGCGGATATACGTCATAGGTGA